A genomic stretch from Methanomassiliicoccales archaeon includes:
- a CDS encoding energy-coupling factor ABC transporter ATP-binding protein, producing the protein MIRIENVTFSYPDSAEPALKDISIEIREGEFILIVGKSGCGKSTLCRALNGLVPHFYGGTFSGRVTIDGIDTRRASPSKLAGTIGMIFQDPENQLVMTNVENELAFGLENIALPIEKIRERIERYSSYFGLKNLIHRFIPELSGGEKQKVALASILAMQPKYLVLDEPTSQLDGENTRTFLESIRNLNVSMGITIILVEHRLERCLQYADRLIFMKNGKVEFDGRREEAIPYLKSENLIQTFSRKANQVNHHQEIILEANNIWFSYGNSHILKGLNLSVKKGEILAITGANGSGKSTLLKNLNGLLKPEEGTVTIFGKDISGRSTAELAAEIGYLSQNPNDYLFERNLQKELEFTLTNLKIAKAEWEERISWALSILDLSKYRRTFPRDLSCGERERAALASILVAKPRILVLDEPTRGLDQWNKAKLGQILQSLQKEGFTTIIVTHDYRFIAEYANRVLRLHEGRLYEIPFDRIYPAIAGNDGGIAVS; encoded by the coding sequence ATGATACGGATTGAAAACGTCACTTTTTCATATCCAGATTCTGCTGAACCAGCGCTCAAAGATATTTCTATTGAGATCCGCGAAGGCGAATTCATACTCATCGTAGGAAAATCGGGATGCGGAAAATCCACACTGTGCAGGGCACTTAATGGCCTGGTACCGCACTTTTACGGTGGTACTTTTTCTGGCAGGGTTACAATTGATGGAATCGATACAAGAAGGGCTTCACCATCAAAACTCGCTGGGACAATCGGCATGATATTCCAGGATCCGGAAAATCAGCTCGTCATGACAAATGTTGAAAATGAACTTGCCTTCGGACTGGAAAATATCGCTTTGCCGATTGAGAAAATAAGGGAAAGGATCGAGCGATATAGCTCCTATTTTGGATTGAAAAACTTGATTCATCGTTTTATCCCTGAGCTATCCGGCGGGGAGAAACAAAAAGTTGCACTAGCATCGATTCTCGCGATGCAACCGAAATATCTCGTTCTTGATGAACCGACATCTCAACTCGATGGAGAAAATACCCGGACTTTTTTGGAATCGATTAGAAATCTCAACGTTTCGATGGGTATTACAATCATCCTCGTTGAGCACAGGCTGGAACGCTGCCTTCAATATGCCGATCGGCTCATATTCATGAAAAATGGCAAGGTCGAATTCGATGGAAGAAGGGAAGAAGCCATACCGTACCTGAAAAGCGAGAATCTGATTCAAACGTTTTCAAGAAAAGCGAATCAAGTTAACCATCATCAAGAAATAATCCTAGAAGCGAATAATATTTGGTTTTCCTATGGAAACTCTCATATTCTTAAAGGCCTGAATCTTTCCGTTAAGAAAGGCGAAATATTGGCGATCACTGGCGCGAACGGAAGTGGAAAGTCAACGCTTTTGAAAAATCTCAATGGTCTTCTAAAGCCAGAGGAAGGCACTGTTACCATTTTCGGAAAGGATATTTCAGGGCGTTCAACTGCGGAATTGGCTGCTGAAATTGGATACCTAAGCCAAAATCCAAATGACTATTTATTCGAGAGGAATTTGCAGAAGGAACTCGAATTTACGCTTACAAATCTTAAGATCGCAAAAGCTGAATGGGAAGAAAGGATTTCGTGGGCTCTCTCCATTCTCGATCTGTCGAAGTATCGCAGAACATTTCCGAGGGATCTGAGCTGTGGAGAAAGGGAACGGGCAGCTTTGGCTTCAATACTCGTCGCAAAACCGAGGATACTGGTGCTTGATGAGCCTACGCGGGGCTTGGATCAATGGAATAAGGCAAAGCTTGGGCAAATCCTACAATCACTGCAAAAAGAGGGTTTCACGACGATCATCGTAACGCACGACTATAGGTTCATTGCGGAATACGCAAATAGAGTTCTGAGATTGCATGAAGGACGCTTGTACGAAATTCCTTTTGATCGTATCTATCCAGCGATTGCAGGGAATGATGGAGGGATAGCCGTATCATGA
- a CDS encoding ECF transporter S component yields MRRVVKSFVITGAIASLASLILLTVYDPTDLRLYATFLTTLFIFFMILLVFIKFEESSVSSKEIALIGILSAITAASRIPFAALPSVQPCTFLIAATGIVFGPLAGVMVGSMTAVVSNMFLGQGPWTVWQMVGWGIVGLIAGLIGERFPNVGVGGLAGLGVVFGILYNTLLDFSSWIWLYSLDTTKFLLVFSLGLPFGILHSIGNVIFAIVLGPPVLFSFRRFKKRFRVIFAGNTSANENITEIDINERTEAVYAR; encoded by the coding sequence ATGAGACGAGTTGTAAAGTCATTTGTTATCACCGGGGCAATAGCAAGTCTTGCTTCGTTGATTCTTTTAACAGTCTATGATCCCACGGATCTCCGGCTGTATGCAACTTTTCTAACCACACTATTTATTTTCTTTATGATTCTTCTCGTTTTCATTAAATTTGAAGAATCATCGGTCTCCTCGAAAGAGATCGCGTTAATAGGTATTCTATCGGCAATTACCGCGGCGTCGAGAATTCCTTTTGCAGCGTTGCCAAGTGTTCAACCTTGTACTTTTTTGATCGCTGCAACTGGCATCGTCTTCGGCCCACTCGCAGGCGTCATGGTTGGCAGCATGACTGCCGTTGTTTCAAATATGTTCCTTGGGCAGGGGCCATGGACGGTTTGGCAGATGGTCGGGTGGGGGATAGTGGGATTGATCGCTGGTCTGATCGGAGAACGTTTTCCAAATGTCGGTGTGGGGGGTCTTGCAGGTCTCGGAGTTGTTTTCGGAATTCTTTATAATACACTGCTCGACTTCAGTAGCTGGATATGGCTTTATAGTCTGGATACGACGAAATTCCTTCTTGTCTTCTCACTAGGGTTACCATTTGGGATCTTGCATTCAATTGGCAATGTGATTTTTGCCATTGTCCTTGGGCCTCCCGTTCTTTTCTCCTTCAGGAGATTCAAGAAGAGATTCCGGGTGATTTTCGCTGGCAATACAAGTGCAAATGAAAATATCACGGAAATCGATATAAACGAGCGCACAGAAGCCGTTTATGCGAGATGA
- a CDS encoding thioredoxin domain-containing protein produces MMNAEKKAYMMEKNQQKLNRLAGSSSPYLRRHATNPVDWYPWGDEAFERARMENKPIFLSIGYSACHWCHVMEKESFEDIEIAQLMNDSFVCVKVDREERPDIDNIYMSACQLMGGGGGWPLTIVMTPDLKPFFAATYIPKESAYGRIGLKDLIPALNRVWETERNRAEEVGDMLVDMLKTVSRGVPPLDLSENVLHEAYESFQISFDDEYGGFGTAPKFPTPHKLMFLMRYYVRTGEKEALEMVRKTLKNMRYGGLYDHLGFGFHRYSTDRKWRIPHFEKMLYDQALLALTYLEAFQITGEKEFERTAKEILDYVVRELRSPDGAFFSSEDADSNGIEGGFYLWRLEEIERILGEEELTILKRIFDISNEGNFTLHDSEMIAGANILYMIEPFDRAAISLNITPEEFNRIFESARQRLLEERSKRVRPKKDEKILADWNALMIVALARAASIFGDETMGSVAKEAAEFIIKRMIDGDGRLHHSYVKGLLSDVCFLDDYAFFTWALVELYELTFEPRFLRLANNLAREMKNLFWDEENGGFFTTIAHAPNIIVRQKEGYDGSIPSGNSVASFVLLKLAQLLDNDEYAELARRTISAFSSQIMTAPDGFSMMLSALELLLGPRFRVMIIESEKDASQSERIITMLKKEFLPNVDILYCYSRTPLRDELAEMIPAVRDAILLGNKTTVHVCSEKSCFAPTTDLIAVLDLVGKRKDVTGIEK; encoded by the coding sequence ATGATGAACGCAGAGAAGAAGGCTTACATGATGGAGAAGAATCAACAAAAACTTAATCGCTTAGCAGGATCGAGCAGTCCATATCTAAGACGCCATGCGACCAATCCCGTTGATTGGTATCCATGGGGTGATGAGGCTTTTGAGAGAGCGCGGATGGAAAACAAACCGATTTTTCTCTCTATAGGATACAGCGCTTGTCACTGGTGTCACGTAATGGAAAAGGAGTCATTCGAAGACATCGAGATCGCTCAATTGATGAATGATTCATTCGTTTGCGTTAAGGTTGACAGGGAGGAGCGACCAGATATCGATAACATCTACATGAGTGCATGTCAATTGATGGGAGGAGGTGGTGGTTGGCCTCTCACCATCGTTATGACTCCAGACCTCAAGCCTTTTTTTGCCGCAACATACATTCCAAAGGAAAGTGCGTACGGGCGAATCGGTTTAAAAGACTTGATCCCTGCGCTTAACCGAGTCTGGGAAACGGAAAGAAATAGGGCCGAAGAAGTCGGCGATATGCTTGTGGATATGCTGAAGACCGTTTCGAGAGGGGTGCCGCCATTGGATCTCTCCGAAAACGTGCTTCACGAGGCATACGAATCGTTTCAGATCTCATTCGACGATGAGTATGGAGGATTTGGAACAGCCCCAAAATTTCCTACCCCTCACAAATTGATGTTCCTCATGCGTTATTACGTAAGGACCGGAGAAAAAGAAGCGTTAGAAATGGTTCGTAAGACGCTCAAGAATATGAGATACGGCGGATTGTACGATCATCTCGGCTTTGGATTTCATAGGTATTCAACAGATAGAAAATGGCGAATTCCTCATTTTGAAAAGATGTTGTATGATCAGGCATTACTTGCGCTTACCTATCTAGAAGCGTTTCAGATTACAGGGGAAAAGGAATTCGAAAGAACCGCTAAAGAAATTTTAGATTACGTGGTTAGAGAATTACGTTCGCCGGATGGTGCATTTTTTTCATCGGAGGACGCAGATAGTAACGGCATCGAAGGTGGTTTTTATCTATGGAGACTGGAAGAGATAGAGCGGATACTTGGCGAAGAGGAACTCACCATCCTCAAGCGAATTTTCGACATTTCGAACGAAGGTAACTTTACTTTGCATGATAGCGAAATGATTGCTGGTGCGAATATTCTTTACATGATTGAGCCTTTTGATAGAGCGGCCATCTCTTTGAATATCACACCTGAGGAATTCAATAGAATTTTCGAAAGTGCCCGTCAAAGACTTCTTGAAGAGAGAAGCAAGAGAGTAAGACCGAAGAAAGATGAAAAAATCCTCGCCGATTGGAACGCTCTAATGATCGTCGCACTGGCTAGGGCCGCATCAATCTTCGGCGATGAAACAATGGGATCCGTAGCCAAGGAAGCGGCTGAATTTATCATCAAAAGAATGATCGATGGCGATGGTAGGTTACATCACTCATATGTCAAAGGCTTGCTGTCAGACGTGTGCTTCCTCGATGATTATGCATTCTTCACATGGGCGCTCGTCGAATTGTATGAACTCACTTTCGAACCACGATTTTTGAGATTGGCAAATAACCTCGCAAGGGAAATGAAAAATCTCTTCTGGGACGAAGAAAATGGCGGATTTTTTACGACTATAGCTCATGCGCCGAATATCATTGTAAGACAGAAGGAAGGATACGATGGATCAATTCCATCTGGAAATTCTGTTGCATCATTCGTTCTTCTGAAGCTCGCACAATTGTTGGATAATGATGAATATGCAGAGCTTGCGAGGCGCACCATCTCAGCGTTTTCATCGCAGATTATGACTGCACCTGATGGCTTTTCCATGATGCTTTCTGCCTTGGAATTGCTTTTAGGGCCGCGGTTCAGAGTTATGATCATCGAATCTGAAAAAGATGCATCTCAGTCTGAAAGAATCATTACAATGCTCAAGAAAGAATTCCTGCCGAATGTCGATATTCTTTACTGCTATTCACGTACACCATTGCGCGATGAATTGGCAGAAATGATCCCGGCAGTGAGAGATGCTATCTTGCTTGGAAACAAAACAACAGTTCATGTCTGTTCAGAAAAGTCTTGCTTTGCTCCAACAACGGATCTAATTGCAGTTTTAGATCTTGTTGGGAAAAGAAAAGATGTTACTGGCATCGAGAAATGA
- the nifU gene encoding Fe-S cluster assembly scaffold protein NifU codes for MYSQKCMEHFRNPRNVGTIENPDGVGRVGNPVCGDLMEIQIKVENGILTDVKFRTFGCGAAIATSSMITELAKGKTLEEALKITRGDVADALEGLPPIKMHCSNLAADALHAAIKDYYKRQGKALEGDDERREEGLHDGEESTKT; via the coding sequence ATGTATAGTCAAAAATGTATGGAACATTTTAGAAACCCAAGAAACGTTGGGACGATTGAGAATCCGGATGGAGTTGGGCGCGTTGGAAATCCGGTGTGCGGAGATCTAATGGAAATTCAGATAAAGGTCGAAAATGGTATTCTCACCGACGTAAAATTCAGAACCTTCGGCTGCGGAGCTGCAATTGCAACGAGTAGTATGATCACAGAACTGGCCAAAGGGAAAACACTCGAAGAAGCACTCAAGATCACGAGAGGGGATGTCGCAGACGCACTTGAGGGGCTTCCGCCGATCAAAATGCACTGTTCGAATTTGGCAGCAGATGCATTACACGCTGCAATTAAAGATTACTACAAGAGACAGGGCAAAGCGCTCGAAGGGGATGATGAACGCAGAGAAGAAGGCTTACATGATGGAGAAGAATCAACAAAAACTTAA
- a CDS encoding cysteine desulfurase gives MDYASSSPVDPRVIEAMMPYFSEKHGNPSSVHQIGRESFEAIEDARRKIASLINAERAEEIIFTSGATESINLAIKGIAFRQSDKGKHIITSTIEHISTMNTVKFLSTRGFKITYLPVDEFGFVDPVAVNDAITKETILISISYANGEVGTIQNVGEIGKIARDQGISFHVDAVAAVGKLNIDVRKDHIDLLSLSSNDLYGPKGVGALYIRKGTKIEPIIHGGGQERGLRSGSENLSGIVGFGKAAEIAVKEMEVEASRLTQLRDKLIKGILEKTEKAWLNGHPSRRIPNNANFRFKYIEGESLVLRLSDFGIATATSSACTSKTLEPSHVLLAMGIPAADAQGSLLLTMGRWTRDEDVEYVIEKVPPAVDFLRKLSPLVPQEEV, from the coding sequence ATGGATTATGCGAGTTCATCACCAGTAGATCCCCGTGTCATTGAAGCTATGATGCCATATTTTTCTGAAAAACACGGCAACCCTTCATCAGTTCACCAAATCGGTAGAGAGTCATTCGAGGCAATCGAAGATGCTAGGAGAAAAATCGCGAGTTTGATTAATGCGGAACGTGCTGAGGAAATCATCTTTACATCTGGTGCAACCGAATCAATCAATCTCGCAATTAAAGGAATCGCGTTTCGCCAATCCGATAAAGGAAAACATATTATAACAAGCACGATAGAACACATATCGACAATGAATACTGTGAAATTTCTCTCTACTAGAGGATTCAAGATTACATATCTACCGGTTGATGAATTTGGATTTGTCGATCCTGTTGCTGTTAACGACGCAATCACAAAAGAAACAATACTCATTTCGATTAGTTATGCTAATGGCGAAGTCGGAACTATTCAGAATGTTGGTGAAATCGGTAAAATTGCAAGAGACCAAGGCATCAGTTTTCATGTTGACGCAGTAGCGGCCGTTGGGAAACTGAACATCGATGTGCGCAAGGATCATATCGATCTCTTATCACTTTCCTCCAATGATCTTTATGGTCCGAAAGGAGTTGGCGCCCTCTATATTAGAAAAGGGACAAAGATTGAACCGATTATTCATGGGGGCGGTCAGGAACGAGGGTTGAGATCGGGATCTGAGAACCTCTCTGGCATCGTCGGATTTGGGAAAGCGGCGGAGATTGCAGTGAAGGAAATGGAGGTAGAAGCGAGTCGATTGACACAGCTCAGAGATAAACTGATTAAGGGAATTCTTGAAAAAACCGAGAAAGCATGGCTTAACGGACATCCATCAAGAAGAATACCCAATAATGCGAATTTCAGATTCAAATATATTGAAGGTGAGTCTCTTGTGCTGCGTCTCAGCGACTTTGGAATCGCTACCGCTACGAGCTCCGCCTGCACCTCGAAGACCCTCGAACCCTCGCATGTGCTGCTGGCGATGGGCATTCCAGCGGCAGATGCCCAAGGAAGCTTGTTGTTGACGATGGGTCGATGGACGCGAGATGAAGATGTCGAATATGTTATTGAAAAGGTACCACCGGCAGTCGATTTCCTGAGAAAACTGTCTCCATTGGTTCCCCAAGAGGAGGTATAA
- a CDS encoding DsrE family protein, translating into MVTNKKILYVQTSGIDRPERLYAPFILATTAAAMDIDTTIYFLIKGVESVKKGEAEKIKIGDFPSLKEVMDQAHKSGVKMFVCDQSTQLLGLSRGDFVEYAKVVGAATLNDLLLEADAVITF; encoded by the coding sequence ATGGTTACTAACAAAAAGATATTATATGTGCAGACATCGGGAATAGATAGACCGGAAAGGCTTTATGCACCCTTCATACTAGCCACAACAGCTGCCGCAATGGACATCGACACAACGATCTATTTCTTGATCAAGGGTGTTGAGAGTGTGAAGAAAGGAGAAGCTGAGAAAATTAAGATTGGAGATTTTCCATCATTGAAAGAAGTCATGGATCAAGCCCATAAAAGTGGCGTAAAAATGTTCGTCTGTGATCAGAGTACGCAGCTTCTCGGTCTATCAAGAGGAGATTTCGTTGAGTACGCGAAGGTCGTAGGTGCGGCTACACTCAACGATCTTCTGTTGGAAGCGGATGCTGTTATCACATTCTGA
- a CDS encoding sulfurtransferase TusA family protein, giving the protein MTTTSGKDAGKFKVDKTVDCIGLYCPVPILKTREEIEELTSGQILEILADDPAVEEDISRWSKRTGNEIVCLERRDSVLRILVRKK; this is encoded by the coding sequence ATGACAACTACTTCTGGTAAAGACGCAGGTAAGTTTAAGGTCGATAAGACGGTTGACTGTATAGGCCTCTATTGTCCAGTCCCTATCCTGAAGACAAGAGAGGAAATCGAAGAATTGACGAGCGGACAGATTTTGGAAATCTTGGCAGACGATCCTGCTGTAGAAGAAGACATTTCAAGGTGGAGCAAGAGAACAGGAAACGAAATTGTGTGCCTCGAAAGGAGAGACAGTGTTTTGAGGATTCTCGTTAGAAAAAAATAG
- a CDS encoding nitroreductase family protein: MDVYEAIKMRRSIRKYRGDIVPEDVLKRVLNAARLAPTTENFQPWRIVVVTDEDIKRKLVSACNNQKFIAEAPLVLVACGLPDEAYPMLGGYMNSYPVDVAIAMTHLTLAATAEGLGTCWIGSFKEEKVAEAIGAPPEARVVALTPLGYPAEEGEKTERKNLDELVSYNKY; this comes from the coding sequence GTGGATGTGTATGAAGCGATCAAAATGAGACGAAGTATAAGGAAATACAGAGGTGATATTGTTCCAGAGGATGTCCTCAAAAGAGTCCTCAATGCAGCGAGGTTGGCACCAACTACCGAGAATTTTCAGCCATGGAGGATCGTCGTTGTAACAGATGAGGATATAAAAAGAAAACTGGTATCGGCTTGTAATAATCAAAAATTTATTGCAGAAGCTCCGCTCGTTCTCGTTGCATGCGGTCTCCCAGACGAAGCTTATCCAATGCTCGGTGGATACATGAATAGCTACCCCGTTGATGTCGCGATCGCAATGACCCATCTCACCCTAGCTGCAACTGCGGAAGGTCTCGGGACTTGTTGGATCGGGTCATTTAAGGAAGAAAAGGTGGCAGAAGCGATTGGTGCACCTCCAGAGGCTAGAGTGGTCGCGTTAACCCCGCTGGGATATCCTGCAGAAGAAGGTGAAAAAACTGAAAGGAAAAATCTGGACGAACTTGTATCATATAACAAATACTGA
- a CDS encoding FMN-binding glutamate synthase family protein: MCPLCIEECQTLCEVGKSAFRGREVLYPSPEYFGVSTAASNKDFMLDWSHFQILSELIGAWGIDPIPDKAFFENADVSTAVATHSKKPIKLKIPVTIAGLGSTAVAKRNWDGLAKGAALSGTILVIGENVCGMDPEATYANGKVVESPDLSNRVKAYRELWDGKHGEIAVQTNVEDQRGGVDDYALSKLEVNVIERKWGQGAKSIGGEVRLSSIERAIELKKRGYIVVPDPEDKAVQEAFKSGAFKTFERHSRVGFPDARAFVEDVEKLREKGAKYVFLKTGAYRPEVVAFTMKAASEAKIDLITFDGAGGGTGMSPVPMMNESSTPTIHLEAQVLKCVQILKEQGRFVPDIAIAGGFVNETQIFKSIAMSNLGDGPVVKAIAMARAPLLAVMKSNYFTRLAELKKLPKNFAEEYGDNPENFFIAARDIERKFPDLKLGKDIPWGAVGLYTYFVDRLGEGLKQLMAGSRKFKLQYLSRDDIVSLTEKATKVTGIETLEGMAERVIPMILENWEDVSTKDMIRISAQAMRH; the protein is encoded by the coding sequence ATGTGTCCATTATGCATCGAAGAATGCCAGACTCTTTGCGAGGTTGGAAAATCGGCCTTTAGAGGCAGAGAAGTGCTCTATCCGAGTCCTGAGTACTTCGGCGTCAGTACGGCGGCTTCGAACAAGGATTTTATGCTCGACTGGTCGCATTTTCAAATATTATCAGAGCTCATTGGTGCCTGGGGAATTGATCCCATACCGGACAAGGCATTCTTTGAGAACGCGGATGTTTCGACCGCTGTTGCCACGCATTCCAAGAAACCGATCAAGTTGAAGATACCAGTTACAATCGCAGGACTCGGGTCAACAGCTGTCGCAAAGAGAAACTGGGACGGCCTTGCAAAGGGCGCTGCACTCTCTGGTACCATACTTGTTATAGGGGAAAACGTGTGTGGCATGGATCCCGAAGCGACCTACGCCAATGGGAAGGTTGTTGAATCGCCCGATCTTAGTAACAGAGTGAAAGCATATAGGGAGCTTTGGGACGGCAAACATGGAGAAATCGCGGTGCAGACGAATGTGGAAGACCAGAGGGGGGGCGTCGATGACTACGCGCTCTCAAAGCTTGAAGTTAATGTCATTGAGAGAAAATGGGGTCAGGGCGCAAAGTCTATCGGTGGTGAGGTGAGGCTCTCGTCGATCGAGCGAGCAATCGAACTCAAGAAAAGAGGCTACATTGTTGTTCCTGACCCAGAGGATAAGGCCGTGCAGGAAGCTTTCAAATCCGGTGCTTTCAAGACGTTTGAAAGACACAGCAGAGTGGGATTTCCCGATGCAAGGGCGTTCGTTGAGGACGTTGAAAAGCTGAGAGAGAAGGGCGCAAAGTATGTGTTTTTGAAGACCGGAGCTTACAGACCAGAGGTTGTCGCATTCACGATGAAAGCCGCATCTGAGGCAAAGATCGATCTGATCACATTCGACGGTGCTGGTGGGGGTACAGGGATGAGTCCTGTTCCGATGATGAATGAGTCAAGCACTCCTACAATTCACCTGGAAGCTCAGGTTCTCAAGTGCGTTCAGATTCTCAAGGAGCAGGGCAGATTTGTTCCTGACATCGCCATCGCGGGCGGATTTGTCAACGAGACCCAGATTTTCAAGTCAATTGCGATGAGCAATCTTGGCGACGGACCTGTTGTAAAGGCGATCGCAATGGCACGAGCTCCACTGCTTGCCGTCATGAAGTCGAATTATTTCACGCGCCTTGCGGAATTGAAGAAGTTGCCGAAGAATTTCGCTGAAGAATACGGTGATAACCCAGAAAACTTTTTCATTGCCGCTCGAGATATTGAAAGGAAGTTCCCTGATCTCAAGCTAGGCAAAGATATCCCATGGGGTGCCGTCGGACTATATACGTATTTCGTAGACAGATTGGGTGAAGGACTGAAACAGCTGATGGCGGGCTCAAGGAAATTCAAACTTCAGTATCTGAGCAGAGACGACATCGTCTCGTTGACGGAGAAGGCCACGAAAGTCACTGGTATCGAAACACTCGAAGGAATGGCCGAAAGAGTCATCCCGATGATACTTGAGAACTGGGAGGATGTAAGCACCAAAGATATGATCAGAATTAGCGCCCAAGCGATGCGACACTAA
- a CDS encoding site-specific DNA-methyltransferase, which yields MTILTDQNYSWLPTERTCSCKPTRLNCLSRKEISQLGSTVLNVNKRHVWKDSHPARFIPELPEKYIKLFSHAGETVLDPFCGSGTTNVVALQLGRNSIGIDINPFSVMTTIERLREAQKNSSIDTIHMVLEGDCRKTMEEMPEESIDLIVTSPPYFDVVNYNHEHPNQLGNIHDYAKFLSEMEKAFEGMMRVLKPGKYAIVNTQDLFKKDAKCPIHSDYIQIARKIGFELININIYILNYSTGGRLVYGYPVAYFPKNDHEYILIFKK from the coding sequence ATGACGATTCTTACAGATCAGAATTACAGCTGGCTCCCAACAGAGCGAACATGTTCTTGCAAGCCGACGCGATTGAACTGTCTCAGTCGTAAAGAAATAAGTCAGCTTGGCTCAACTGTTCTTAATGTGAACAAGAGACATGTCTGGAAGGATTCTCATCCGGCACGATTCATCCCTGAACTCCCAGAAAAATACATCAAATTGTTTTCCCATGCCGGGGAAACGGTTCTTGATCCTTTCTGCGGATCTGGAACCACGAATGTCGTCGCACTCCAATTGGGGCGAAACAGCATCGGTATTGATATCAACCCGTTTTCTGTAATGACTACAATTGAACGTCTAAGGGAAGCCCAAAAGAATTCATCGATTGATACCATCCATATGGTTCTTGAAGGCGATTGCAGAAAGACTATGGAAGAAATGCCTGAGGAATCGATCGATCTTATTGTAACATCTCCTCCTTATTTTGATGTCGTGAATTATAATCATGAGCATCCTAATCAGCTAGGGAATATTCACGACTATGCAAAATTCCTCAGTGAGATGGAGAAGGCATTTGAAGGAATGATGCGCGTCTTAAAACCCGGAAAATACGCGATCGTGAACACACAAGACCTTTTTAAAAAGGATGCTAAATGTCCGATCCATTCAGATTATATACAGATTGCAAGAAAAATTGGTTTTGAACTCATTAACATAAACATTTACATTCTCAACTACAGCACTGGTGGTCGCCTTGTGTATGGTTACCCCGTTGCGTATTTTCCGAAAAACGATCATGAATACATACTAATCTTTAAAAAATAA
- a CDS encoding prenyltransferase: protein MEGTSSITKWEWIKNVFRFTYTLPFVLASLTGVFTALVHTSQIIIGAFIVLDVFVLALFVNLSNDYFDHKSGADSTRFFSRDKEFERGAREILSSKLYWSGNAFDLGYITESQGKMLMAVLVGLAILLSIPIIIYGGLVVILLGLIAFFLSYFYTAPPLNLGARGLGEFDVFLSFCMISFFSFFVITGFFSHDAFLIALSVGLLVMNMRIVDEMSGYEAHIEAGEKDLCVRLGLKNASKLVVVIMVLVYFISAIIVALSSIFYLLVFLSIPFSYKITKTLFNESDRFRYVRSAPLAFKLSFSFQLLIIIASIARIFVTSG from the coding sequence ATGGAAGGGACATCTTCGATCACAAAATGGGAATGGATTAAAAACGTCTTCCGATTCACGTATACTTTGCCATTTGTTCTTGCCTCGCTTACAGGTGTCTTTACTGCTTTAGTTCATACCTCTCAAATAATAATCGGCGCTTTCATCGTACTCGATGTTTTTGTACTCGCCTTATTTGTTAATCTTTCAAATGATTACTTTGATCATAAAAGTGGCGCCGATTCCACAAGATTTTTTTCGAGAGACAAGGAATTTGAAAGGGGAGCAAGGGAGATACTGAGTAGCAAGTTATACTGGTCAGGAAATGCGTTCGACCTCGGTTATATCACAGAATCCCAGGGGAAAATGCTGATGGCTGTTCTGGTGGGATTAGCGATCCTCCTCTCAATTCCGATCATCATCTATGGAGGTCTCGTTGTCATTCTTCTCGGTCTCATCGCATTTTTTCTGAGTTATTTTTATACCGCTCCGCCTCTGAATCTTGGAGCGCGTGGTCTTGGTGAGTTCGACGTTTTTCTTTCATTCTGTATGATTTCTTTCTTTTCCTTTTTTGTTATCACTGGTTTTTTTAGTCATGATGCCTTCCTCATCGCATTATCGGTCGGTCTCCTTGTAATGAATATGCGAATAGTTGATGAGATGTCGGGGTACGAAGCGCATATTGAAGCAGGGGAAAAGGATCTCTGTGTTCGTCTTGGCCTGAAAAACGCGTCAAAGTTGGTAGTTGTCATCATGGTCCTCGTTTATTTCATCTCAGCGATTATCGTTGCGCTCTCAAGCATTTTCTACTTATTAGTATTCCTCTCAATTCCTTTTTCATACAAAATCACAAAAACGCTCTTTAATGAGAGTGATCGTTTCAGATATGTGCGATCCGCCCCTTTAGCATTCAAGTTATCATTTTCATTTCAATTGTTGATAATCATTGCGTCGATAGCGCGAATCTTCGTGACATCTGGGTAA